The Denticeps clupeoides unplaced genomic scaffold, fDenClu1.1, whole genome shotgun sequence nucleotide sequence GAACCATTTCTCCATCTTTGCTCAACACCTGCATTCCTGTCGGCCTGCCGGTCCTCTCGCCCGGACTTTGCTCTCCAGGATCCTGCTGAAGGGAGTAAATGATTGAAATGTTCCTCGTCCTGGAGGTTCCTACCTGTGTGGAGGTTCTCCAGCCAGGTTCTCTGATAAGGAACGGGACGGTACAACTGGGGACCGCAACACTAACTCTGCCAGACGAGCAGTTGAAGAAACGTCTTTATTCGGCACTGACTGTGGCGCTTGTTGTAAAAGTAGAAGTTGGAGATGATCTCAGCTTTTTTCTCCCCTTCAGAATGTGGTGGAGCAGTTTAACCCGGCGCTGCGCAACCTGGTCAACTTGGGCAAGAGTTATGAGAAGTCTGTGGCCGGTAAGTATATATATGgggtatgtagatgtgtgtgtataggtaggtagggaggtgtgtgtataggtgtttAGATGTtcaggtaggtgtgtgtgtaggtaggtagggaggtgtgtgtgtataggtgtgtagatgttcaggtaggtgtgtgtgtaggtaggtagggaggtgtgtgtgtgtgtgtgtgtgtatgtgtgtataggtgtgtagatgttcaggtagctgtgtgtgtataggtaggtagggaggtgtgtgtataggtaggtagggaggtgtgtgtgtgtgtgtgtgtagggaggtgtgtgtgtataggtgtgtagATGTTCAGGTAGCTGTGTGTATAGGTAggtagggaggtgtgtgtgtgtgtgtgtgtgtataggtgtgtagATGTTCAGGTAGCTGTGTGTATAGGTAggtagggaggtgtgtgtgtgtgtgtataggtaggtagggaggtgtgtgtgtataggtgtgtagATGTTCAGGTAGCTGTGTGTATAGGTAggtagggaggtgtgtgtgtgtgtgtgtgtgtgtgtataggtaggtagggaggtgtgtgtgtataggtgtgtagATGTTCAGGTAGCTGTGTGTATAGGTAggtagggaggtgtgtgtgtgtgtgtgtgtataggtaggtagggaggtgtgtgtataggtgtgtgtgtgtataggtgtgtagatgttcaggtaggtgtgtgtgtgtataggtgtgtagatgttcaggtagctgtgtgtgtataggtaggtagggaggtgtgtgtgtataggtgtgtagATGTTCAGGTAGCTGTGTGTATAGGTAggtagggaggtgtgtgtgtgtgtgtgtgttttcccctccagacccgtgtgctgtgtgtgttacagcgATGACGCTGGCTGGTAAGGCCTATTTCGACGGCATCTGTAGGATTGGGGAGAACGCGGCCGTCTCGCCCGTCTCCAGAGAGTTGGGTGAGTTTCTGGGCGTCGGCCTTCACCTCCTCGCAAGAGCAATCGCTCCGCCAGCGCGGGTCTGAGAGGCTGCATGTAATAgatttttaattattgattattgcagcatgaaatgtaattaCGCGCGACTCGTCCTGTTTGTGGTTGTCAGGTTTTTATAtcggttctgctgctgctgcgtatTCCTACTGATACGCTGTCAAAGAAAATGGCAGagtcctgagtgtgtgtgtgtgtgtatgtcgagttgtgtgtgtcgctgtgtgtcgctgtgttgaggtgtgtgtgtcggtcgaggtgtgtgtgtgtgtgtctgtgtcggtcgaggtgtgtgtgtgtcgctgtagatgtgtgtgtgtgtgtgtgtcgctgtgttgagctgtgtgtctgcgtgtgtatgtctgtagaggtgtgtgtgcgtgtgtgtgcgtgtgtgtgtgtgtgtgtgtcggtcgaggtgtgtgtgtgtgtgtgtgtgtgtgtgtcggtcgaggtgtgtgtgtgtgtcgctgtgttgagctgtgtgtgtgcgtgtgtatgtctgtagaggtgtgtgtgtgtgcgtgtgtgtgtgtgtctctgtgttgagctgtgtgtgtgtatgtgtgtgtgtgtcgctgtgtgtgagcgtgtgtatgtctgtagaggtgtgtgtgtgtgcgtgtgtgtgtgtgtctctgtgttgagctgtgtgtgtgcgtgtgtatgtctgtagaggtgtgtgtgtgtgtgtgtgtgtcgctgtgtgtgtgcgtgtgcgtgtgtataaatCAGTGGCGATGCTGCTTCATCTCTCGGCGGTTCCAGACGCGGTGGATGGAGGTCTGGAACGTTCTCTCCTGCGGTTCGGGGCGCCGCAGGCCTGGCGTTGGCAGCGGCCGTCTCGATGCATCTCTGCAGCTTCCTGTGATGCGCGTCCTGCTGCCTGCTGGCAAGCGTCTCGGTCCAGACGGCGGGACCAGAGACACGCAGAGCGTCCAGAGACGAAGAGGCTGGAGTTTGGGGTGTCCTCTCCTTCGTGTGGGCTGGGACCATCACTAGCGTGCCAACACCGAAACATGGCTCCCCACAGACTCGCTAGCGGTGCAAATGTCTTGAGACAAATGACGTGAGAAGTGGGATGTGGTCCGGGACGAGGAAGTGGAGGGCGTGGCCGCTGTAAGGATTAAAAACCTGTCCAGTCATGTGATCTGTAATGAACGATTCCACTCATTAATGATAGCAGTGGACAAACGCGTGTCCCGCCAGAGCAGACACGGGCGGGGCTCGGGTCCGCGCCCGTCTTCTGGCTGGCTGTGTGTTACTCCACCTTCCGTGGCAAGTTGAGACAGAGTCCCGGCGTTCTGCTGGTCAGATTTCCGAGGCGGAATACACGCCTGTCCCGGTTCTGGCGTGTAGAACCCGGGTCATCAACATCTCCAGTAGCACGAATGGAAGAGAACAAAGGACTCAAACATTAGAACGTTTcggaaattcttttgtcattTCGTCAGACTTTCGTCTGTTTCATCGCAAATGATGATCAATCTGCTGCCGTGAACTCTGACCCCTCTGCCCCACCCTGCTTCCTGGAAGATCTACGCACTGTGTTTTTGGAGAAAGTTTGTTCAGACTTGTTCCTGTTCACCAAGTAATCGCTGTGCAGCagattgtgtgtgcgtgtgcgtgtgcgtgtgtgtgtgtgtgtgtgtgtgtgcgcgtgtgtgtgtccagactcAGGTCTTCATGAGATCCGCAGCAGTGtggcctggaggaggaggagttaaCTCCTCACGTTATCAGTAGATCATATAGAACCATGAGaaagtctgaaagttgagtcgtggcgactggactttctgtctttttaatgtagagacgtttcattctgcgtCCACAGCAGAACTTCAACTTCCTTCAGGTTGAACGCAgcatgaaacgtctctacattaaagacaGAAAGTCCAGtcgccacgactcaactttcagacaaattcacctgtgTGACACCATGAAAAAGGTCCATCACTGCAAAAGGTGATTATTGTTCAAGATTGGTAGAGCAATATAAGACGTGACATATGTGATGCAAACACAGGATGATcaataaatattgatttaaaaaaatctattagaaGTGGCCATGAGAGGCAGTAGGCAGTTTTCCAGACGAGGAAATAATTTCGTATTTCGTCGTAATTTAGTAGCCTCTCAGGGGACCTGGTGGTAAAATAATCACGATTTTGCGTAACCGTGTGCGTTTTCCATGCCGGATAATGACGGGAGTGTAAACCCCACTAGGTCCTTATCAGACCGcgtacagctgtgtgtgtgtgtgtgtgtgtgtgtgtgtgccatatCGACTGCCACTGTATATCATGCCAGCAGTTAAGCCCCCAGTGCAGGTCCTGACTCTCGTGCTCTGTGACTTTAAATCTTGAAGTGACTGGCTGGACCTTTTTCACCGCGATAACACGCAGCACAAAGGCTGCTTGTCCAGGCGGCTCCCGATGACCTTTAAATGGCAAGTGGGATATCGGGGCAGCACCTCTGTTCCACCACTGGAATATTCTGACCTGACGTGGGTGTTGTTTCCTGCGCTCTGGATTCCTCTCCCGGGGCTCGGGTTCATTGTCATGTTCAGGCCTTTTTGTTCCTCTGTTTGTTCGCTCTGTGTTGAACTCTGGTGTCTTTTCTAAAGATGTTTGGCCCTCACAACCTGTTCCTGTAATCCGCCTCTCTctgtgtatatgcatatatattattaaagaaGAACGGGTGGCATGAAAGTGGAAAATATTCAGCTGGAGCATCATGTGAGTGTTCATTCATTCTCACGTCACCCTGCATTTGAAGTCTTAGTTAAAAGAAACTCATTCAGGATACAAGGGATTCATTCCAATAAAGGCAAGAGAGCATAAACGTCATCTTTTTCCCCCACTTTACCAGTTCTCTGGATGATCTAAATCAATTTCCAGTAAAACTACCCACTTCTGCCCTTACAGTTCCTGGTTAATATTCAGCCAAATCTAAATATAGTCGTTTGTGGCGCCCGGTGCCCTCTGATGCCCTTTCAGTGGTGTTTACTTTAGTCTGGGCGTGGACAGATGACCGTTCTAGATGCATGGAATTATATTGATCTATTGATGCAGACGCACCGCTGGAGAGAAGCCATTCGTCGCTACTGATGATATACGGACAAATTCGATGAATCCGTAAATTCGTTATGTACTGGCGACATCATGTGGGTGTTTTTAAACTCATCCTGAGCAGAATGAGTGAGTGTGCAGCTCATATCACATTAAAATATCGAATAATTACACGtgaattaaaaatgagaaaCATTATGGCTGGTGGGGATCGGTcagactttttattattttattttctgtctatCGTTTCTTCTTCCTTCAGGAGTGGTCCTGATGGAGATCTCAGAAACTCAGAGGAGGATCCACACCGAGCTGGATGAAATTGTAAGTACATGCACAtattcaaaaaataaaagagaagtCGTCTAATCAAGGTAGAGAAGAATagctctttatttttaatttactcCCTGGACGCATTTACCATGTTGCTATTTTCACTTCCTCCCTGTAGTTCGCCATTGAACGAAgactttatataaaatataaatgagctTTAGAGTCCGCATCACAGCGTTTACGTGAAGAACAGAAATGCTGGTCAGCTCGCGCTGTTATAGGGTCTCCTTTTTGCCGTTCTGCTCGCAGTTTAAGAAGTTTCACAGAGAGATCATCACCGAGCTGGAAAAGAAGACGGAGCTGGATGTGAAGTACATGACGGTCAGTGTTCTCGAGTGTTGAGGATTCCTTCTAGTCTGATGCAGCAGTGGGATCATTTCTGATGGAGCAGAGGCCTTCAGCAGCTCTTCAGTGTAGGGAGTATCCCGATTGGCTCCTGCCAAGGCTGCTGCCCGACTCCATTAGAAACGAATCGGTTCATCCACCCGAATGGCGCCGATTGACTCGGTGAATCTCTGTGCTCCTCAGGCCACCTTCAAACGCTACCAGTCCGAGCACAAGCTGAAGCAGGACTCCCTGGAGCGCTCACACTCTGACCTGAAGAAGCTCAAGAGGAAGAGTCAAGGGAAACATTCCACCAAATATGAGATCAAAGAGAACGAGGTGAGTGTGTTCACGGTATATGATCCTGGCGTGAAGGAGAAGTGAGCAGGACACGGTTCCCCAAGGCTTATTGATGCCCGAAGCGAGTCCAGTCCTGCAGAGGAGCTACAAACTGCCTCCAGATTCCCCAGATCTCCATCCGACAAGCTTCTGTTGGATGTGCTGTTACAACAAGTCCATTCCGCAGAGGCTCCACGTCCTCGCAACTACCACCGATGGAGCTTGTTTGGTCCGTGCTGTTTGGATTGCTAGTTGATTGAAGCCTGGAGCTGCTGATGGCTGGTGGTTTACTCTGCTGGTCACTTCATGCACGGCTTGACAAGcggaggcgtgtgtgtgtttttctcccgTCTCCTGGTGGAGAGAACGTATATATAGCCCGTATTCAGGGTCAGGAGCTGTGCTTTTGTGCCTTGAAAAGACATTTACAGTAAATAGGCCTACAGCCTCCCCACATGCAACATCAAGTATGACTTCTGGATTTATAAAATAAGCAGAGAGCGACATGAAAGGACCTCCTGCTAGTTAATTCTCACCCAGCCCttgttgttgtgtaattatttctaatgTATGAGGGCAGGGTGGCTGCTTTCTCATCCCCCAGGCACCCCACGTTGCTGCGGGCACGCCAGCGCTACCATGCCCGGCATGCAGATAGTGCCTTTAATAAAGGATTCTGAAGggtgcagcagcaggaacaTGTCCGTCTACGCGGTTTCCACCAGGCTCGCCGTTTCGGGCTCTGTGTTTATCTCTTGAGCTGGTGTGCTGGTGTTGAAATTCCTTTTCTCCGCGGCGGGTGGGGAGGGCGAGCCTCATGGTTCCTCGTGGCTTCAGGATTAGCAGAGCTCCAGACCGACTGCTGACTCCACGTCCAAGTGTGTTCTCTCCACTCTGTGGTTTCTCTGTTTCTAATTTAATTAGCATATAATTTGCCACCTACGACTTTTTGTAAATGGCGAAGCGGAGCGTGAAGTGGAATCGAAGTCTCAAATCAGTACATGGTTTTCATACTAAAGTGATGCTAGAAGAAAGGTTTGGATATTTGCAGTATTTgtaatatgcatttttaattgtatGCGTGTGTTTTATTACACTTCAGCAGTTATTTGCAGAATTGAGGCACATTAAATTTGTCGTCCTCAAAAGGAAAATCCCCGGCGTCCTCAAGGACCCGCGTAAGGGCCCTATACATTTCTACAACCAGTGAAAGTTGGTGTTGAGGAGATGTGTCCAGTCTCTGGTGTTGTGGTGCAGCAGGTGACACCAGCAAGGTACATGATGACAGATAGAAACGGACACTGGGGAGGCGGTCCGTTTTCACCGTCGCTATGACGACTGTCAGGAACAAGAAGCCCCTCCTCCAGCTCCGGGGACACGCCCTACTGGTCAGAAACAGTGCCCTCCTGGCAGCTTCCATTCTCTTCACGCTCTGCATCTCCACCAGTCCCCTCCGCCGCACGGTCCCGGCCCGTCCAGACCTGACGGGTTTTTGCTCTCTGCAGTGTTTGGAGGCGATCTCGTCACGGCAAACGGAGATGCACAGATTCATCGCCGATGGCTGCCGGGAGGCGCTGATGGAGGAGAAGAGGCGATTCTGCTTCCTGGTGGACAAGCACTGGGCTTTCACCTCCCAGATATCAGACTTTCATGAGAAGGTAAGCAGAACGACGTTCTAGAACCAGTATCCCAGGACGTCTCTTTATTAACAACTGGCTCGGCTGGAAGAGTCACATAGTTCAGCGCTGGTGAAAACTGAAACCCTCGGAGTCTTTCTGTTTCTCCACCGCCTTTTCTCTGTGGTTCGGAGCAGGCCAGGGAGATGCTGGCGGAGAAGCTCCCCAACTGGCACGACAAGTGCAGCGATGGCACCCAGGTGCCCGACTCGGTCATGAACATGATCGAGGGTCTGCACACCCCGGAGACCTCGCCGCAGATGGAGCGCCACGGCGTGAGGAATCCAGAGATACGGAGCCAGGTGAAGACAGCGTGGAGGCGTTTTAGGACTTCACCATGTTTATCTTATCTAAGCAATGATTAAAACTCTGAGATAAGAGCATCAAACCGCCGATAAAACTCAGAACAAAGCAGGCGGTTGTTCCGGAAGAAGTGTGATTGCATCAATTTAGCATATCGTATAAAAAACTGTCTCTCTATTCACTCTGGATCATGGTTCCACGGTTCTATTCCCATTCTAGAGCAACCTGGAGCTGGTGATTCCTCCGCCTGCTCCTGCGCTGAAGGCCCAGACCAGTCCACTGGCCAGCATGTTCACGCAGGACGCTCCCAGAAGTCCGCTGTCGGTGGACCACAACTCAGGCACGTCCATGTCGATTCTGTCTGTGTTCGCACAAGGGCATCAGTTCCTTGTGGAGGAACGTTAATGCCACCCACCCACCAAGACTGTCCCATGGTTCCCTTTCAGTCGCTTCACTCGGTAGAACACAGGAAGTGTGGGATAACCTCTCCTCCAGGAGATGGGGCAACAACATCTCCCCTCAGTTCTCACGCTCTTCACCTTTCCAATTCAGCGACTTGTCCATCTGTACTGGAGAGTGTGTCAGGTCTTGACTCTGAGAGCCACCCATCCTTCTTCATGTGAAGGAGGACCTTGTGTGAGGGAATTTATTCTCCTTTATGCAGTTGATCTCACCGACACTGGAGAGGGTCAGGCAGGGTGTGCCTCGAAGAAATGGTACCCGTGGACACAGGGTGTCTCCCTCTTCACAGGGACCTTGTCTCTCAGGCAGGGGTGCAGGTGATCCACCCTCGTCCACAGCCGTGGTGCCTTCAGGCATGTCTGCTGAGAGGTCAAAGCCTGTAGCAGAAGGCCTGCCTGCTAATGCTATTGCCACCATTCAGAGCTCCAGGTCCTCCTCACCCAGGGGCCGATAAATGCAGATTTTTCGAACTCTGGTGTCAGGGGAGGGTCTGGATCCATTTCTCTGTTCCACTGAGCGTATTCTAGCATTTCTGCTGGACCTGCTGGAACAGGGTTGCTCATTTTCAACTAGAACGCTTTATTTGGAAGCTATTTCATGTTTGTGTTGATGGGGTGTCGCCAGGCTCCCCCTTGTCATATGTTATCTGAAGGGCGTGCGAGACTGAGGTCAGTCAGTAGGCCCAGTGGTTCTGGATGTGAGGCTCTATTTAAACCCACTGGGTTGGTGGATCTTTAGGCAGTTTTCCACTAGACTGCATTACTGCTGAGTGATTCTCACGTGCCCATTGTCTACCTTGGCCATCTGTCATCTTCATGGCTGGTTTTCCTCCCTTGGGTCACTACAGACAGGGACATCCCAGAAGAAGTTGAGAAAGGACCCAGCTGTCTagactttatttacattttcagcgtttaccagacgtccttatccagagcgacttagtcagtagttacagggacagtcccccccctgtaGGACCGCAGTCATGGCTGCGCTCGTCTGTTACAGAGTCGGCTGATCAGGACAGTTTGGGAAGCAGCAGCCTGTCCGGCTCGGCCTCCGTGTCCAGCGGTGGTGTCGCCATGATCAGGAAGCTGCGGGTGGTCACCATCTTTCCACACACGGCCGGGAATAACGACACGCTGCTGAGCTTCGACGACGGGGAGCTCATCACCCTGCTGGTCCACGAGGAGAAGGACGGCTGGCTGTACGGGGAGATGGACAAGACGGGACGGTGAGTGTGGTTAGGAGGGCACAATCCCGGAAAACTCGTGTGTTCTCCCTTTGATTGAGTAGCATGTTTAATCCGGCCCGTTCAGAATTTATGTTGCGACACCTGAACAATGAGCCGGTGTTCAGCCAGAAGAATTTCCTGTGCCGTGGTAACCGCGACCCGGAGGCTGAAACGCATTTCATTCGTGTCACTCTGACTGTCACCGAGTCCCTGCCTGCTGTTCGTTCCACGGACATATTTCACATGCCGGGCTGACTGCATGCATGAGCTATGGCCACGCCCTCAGACCCTCGGGATCTCCAGAGTTCTGCACTGGTGCTCTAAATCGCCACATACATTGTTAAAGAAATAGTGCCGTATGattcttgttttctgttttatttgtactttttgCATGTCTATTATTGTTGTAGTCTGATCTTTTAGTACATTTATGTCCTTTtaaatgctgtgttttttattcagtattatTTTATCCCATTTTAATATTCCAGAAATCCATAAaacgtttttttggggttttttttgtggtggaagaactttttttctgcagaaatgACTTCCGCTCACTTTGATGCCTGGCAATTACCGCCGAGTCCAGGCTTATTCTGTTTGAGGGAATGGCAGTTTCTTAGCAACCAGATCCTGTCTGGAGTCGTGTGTTGGGCTGCGGTCTGACGGCGAATGCGCCGTGGAATTCCTCTCTTTTCCTCGCCAGTGATTTAAATTCGGTCAGAATGTGTAAATGCGGCTGctgatttggttttatttgctgTCGTTGCAGGCGAGGCTGGTTCCCGTCATCGTACTGCAGGCCGTGCAGCGATCCGGCAGCGGTGAACCGGTAAGCCCCGCCCGCAGGCCTGCGGAGATGGGAATGAtgtggtagagagagagagagagagagagagagagagtgtaagGCTGCTGTTTGGTGCTCAGGGTGGGAACGCCGGTGCAAAGCCGCAGAGTGACAGACGTCCAAGAGCCGCTGCTGGACGATGAGCCCGTCCTCCTGCCCCCGCCCGACTACAGCGACTCCCACCGAGAGGAGCCAGAGCTGTCCTCCCTGTCACCTGACAACACGGTCAGTGTGGAGTTTACAACTTCCTGTCCAGAACGGTCCACTCTACAGACCTCCACGTTTACTTAAAGCACCACGCAAACCAGGACAAATACAACTATTTTTATAGAAAATTTTggataaaattacatttttaaagaagaaataatTCACGTCTCACTTGACTGTCAGTGGGAGGGCAGCTCTGTCTGGAGCCCTGATgggcgtaacggtggtttactgacACGAAGGAGGACgccgtaacggtggtttactgtgacgaaggagaacggcgtaacggtggtttactgacACGAAGGAGGACgccgtaacggtggtttactgtgacgaaggagaacggcgtaacggtggtttactgacGCGAAGGagaacggcgtaacggtggtttactgacgcgaaggtgaacggcgtaacggtggtttactgtgacgaaggagaacggcgtaacggtggtttactgtgacgaaggagaacggcgtaacggtggtttactgtgacgaaggtgaacggcgtaacggtggtttactgtgacgaaggagaACGGCGTAACgctggtttactgtgacgaaggaggACGgggtaacggtggtttactgtgacgaaggtgaacggcgtaacgctggtttactgtgacgaaggtgaaCGGCGTAACGCTGGTTTACTGACACGAAGGAGGActgcgtaacggtggtttactgtgacgaaggaggacggcgtaacggtggtttactgtgacgaaggagaacggcgtaacggtggtttactgtgacgaaggagaacggcgtaacggtggtttactgtgacgaaggagaacggcgtaacggtggtttactgtgacgaaggagaACGGCGTAACgctggtttactgtgacgaaggaggacggcgtaacggtggtttactgtgacgaaggaggacggcgtaacggtggtttactgacGCGAAGGTGAACgccgtaacggtggtttactgtgacgaaggtgaacgccgtaacggtggtttactgtgacgaaggtgaacgccgtaacggtggtttactgtgacgaaggtgaacgccgtaacggtggtttactgtgacgaaggtgaacgccgtaacggtggtttactgtgacgaaggtgaacgccgtaacggtggtttactgtgacgaaggtgaacgccgtaacggtggtttactgtgacgaaggtgaacggcgtaacggtggtttactgtgacgaaggtgaacggcgtaacggtggtttactgtgacgaaggtgaacggcgtaacggtggtttactgtgacgaaggtgaacggcgtaacggtggtttactgtgacgaaggtgaacggcgtaacggtggtttactgtgacgaaggtgaacggcgtaacggtggtttacggAGACGAAGGAGGACGGCGTAACGGTGGcttactgtgacgaaggaggACGGCGTAACgctggtttactgtgacgaaggtgaa carries:
- the LOC114772845 gene encoding brain-specific angiogenesis inhibitor 1-associated protein 2-like protein 1 isoform X1; translated protein: MSRDPDDVNKLTESTYKNVVEQFNPALRNLVNLGKSYEKSVAAMTLAGKAYFDGICRIGENAAVSPVSRELGVVLMEISETQRRIHTELDEIFKKFHREIITELEKKTELDVKYMTATFKRYQSEHKLKQDSLERSHSDLKKLKRKSQGKHSTKYEIKENECLEAISSRQTEMHRFIADGCREALMEEKRRFCFLVDKHWAFTSQISDFHEKAREMLAEKLPNWHDKCSDGTQVPDSVMNMIEGLHTPETSPQMERHGVRNPEIRSQSNLELVIPPPAPALKAQTSPLASMFTQDAPRSPLSVDHNSESADQDSLGSSSLSGSASVSSGGVAMIRKLRVVTIFPHTAGNNDTLLSFDDGELITLLVHEEKDGWLYGEMDKTGRRGWFPSSYCRPCSDPAAVNRVGTPVQSRRVTDVQEPLLDDEPVLLPPPDYSDSHREEPELSSLSPDNTALANGISKPPFLSGGNPFATVKLRPTVTNDRSAPAI
- the LOC114772845 gene encoding brain-specific angiogenesis inhibitor 1-associated protein 2-like protein 1 isoform X2, yielding MSRDPDDVNKLTESTYKNVVEQFNPALRNLVNLGKSYEKSVAAMTLAGKAYFDGICRIGENAAVSPVSRELGVVLMEISETQRRIHTELDEIFKKFHREIITELEKKTELDVKYMTATFKRYQSEHKLKQDSLERSHSDLKKLKRKSQGKHSTKYEIKENECLEAISSRQTEMHRFIADGCREALMEEKRRFCFLVDKHWAFTSQISDFHEKAREMLAEKLPNWHDKCSDGTQVPDSVMNMIEGLHTPETSPQMERHGVRNPEIRSQSNLELVIPPPAPALKAQTSPLASMFTQDAPRSPLSVDHNSESADQDSLGSSSLSGSASVSSGGVAMIRKLRVVTIFPHTAGNNDTLLSFDDGELITLLVHEEKDGWLYGEMDKTGRRGWFPSSYCRPCSDPAAVNRL